One stretch of Maridesulfovibrio ferrireducens DNA includes these proteins:
- a CDS encoding SLC13 family permease, protein MTPEILLVMGVLAFAVLLFVFEWVRVDVVGIIMMVMLPLLGLVTPKQAISGLSSNAVVSIIAVIIIGAGLDKTGVMNTMARLILRFAGKSEMRIMTMISGTVAVISGFMQNIGAAALFMPAAKRIGNQTGVPVGRLLMPMGFCAIIGGCLTLVGSSPLILLNDLMVVGGKHYEPFGLFGVTPIGLLLIAAALAYFILFGRFILPNKNVDEISGPMSTLLTNTYGGIGSLFELHVPETWTNENNLMALELRPIYFSTVVAIARNKGTSHLFAPDALEGIQPGDHLAVVGPQEFVESMAEDFGWAMQSELTSFAEELSPNNAGIMEGIVTPRSELVGQTLSELRIRDRFKVSPLAIFRGEKLFVSGLTSIKIESGDALLLHGRWEMFHLLKDRPDFVFTEEVKGEVLRTEKAKIAVMWLLVALTLALGFHVQLSISLLAGALGMVLTKVLSIDEAYQSVDWMTVFLLGGLIPLGMAFENTGAAKYIADALMVALGHPTPLVLLTAIGILTSFFTLVASNVGATVLLVPLSMNMALSAGVDPRIAALTVAVAASNTFILPTHQVNALIMRPGGYKTIDYVRAGAGMTVVYMVVMISALMLLY, encoded by the coding sequence ATGACTCCCGAGATTCTTTTAGTTATGGGCGTACTCGCTTTCGCCGTCCTGCTGTTCGTCTTTGAATGGGTCAGAGTCGATGTTGTAGGTATCATAATGATGGTAATGCTACCGTTGCTTGGGCTTGTTACACCAAAACAGGCTATCAGCGGTTTAAGCAGTAACGCCGTTGTTTCTATAATTGCTGTAATTATAATCGGCGCCGGTTTGGATAAAACCGGCGTCATGAACACTATGGCGCGGCTCATATTGCGTTTTGCCGGAAAAAGCGAAATGCGGATTATGACAATGATATCCGGAACTGTTGCCGTCATTTCAGGATTTATGCAGAACATCGGCGCTGCGGCGCTGTTTATGCCGGCTGCTAAGCGTATTGGGAATCAGACAGGCGTCCCTGTCGGGCGTTTGCTTATGCCCATGGGATTCTGCGCTATTATCGGCGGATGTTTGACTCTTGTCGGTTCCAGTCCTCTGATTCTGCTAAATGACCTTATGGTCGTCGGCGGAAAGCACTATGAACCGTTCGGTTTATTCGGAGTTACTCCGATTGGCCTTCTATTAATTGCCGCCGCCCTTGCTTATTTCATCCTTTTCGGACGTTTCATACTGCCAAATAAAAATGTCGACGAAATTTCAGGACCGATGTCCACCCTTCTCACCAACACTTACGGTGGAATCGGCTCATTATTTGAATTGCACGTTCCTGAAACATGGACAAATGAAAATAACCTGATGGCTCTTGAACTGCGCCCGATTTATTTCTCAACAGTAGTCGCAATTGCCAGAAATAAAGGAACATCACATCTATTCGCTCCCGACGCTCTGGAAGGTATCCAGCCCGGTGATCATTTAGCAGTGGTAGGACCGCAGGAATTCGTTGAAAGTATGGCGGAAGATTTTGGGTGGGCGATGCAGTCGGAACTAACATCCTTCGCAGAAGAACTCTCCCCCAACAATGCCGGAATTATGGAAGGGATTGTTACGCCGCGTTCTGAACTTGTCGGACAGACTTTGTCAGAATTGCGCATACGTGACCGCTTTAAAGTTTCTCCTTTAGCCATATTTCGCGGAGAAAAGTTATTTGTCAGTGGACTTACCAGCATAAAAATTGAATCAGGCGATGCATTACTACTGCATGGTCGCTGGGAAATGTTCCATCTGCTGAAAGACAGACCGGACTTTGTCTTCACTGAAGAAGTAAAAGGCGAAGTGCTCCGCACTGAAAAAGCTAAAATTGCTGTAATGTGGCTGTTAGTTGCTCTTACACTTGCTTTAGGTTTTCATGTTCAGCTTTCCATATCCCTGCTCGCTGGAGCACTTGGAATGGTTTTGACAAAAGTGCTCAGTATTGATGAAGCATACCAATCGGTAGACTGGATGACGGTCTTCCTGCTCGGTGGACTTATTCCTTTAGGAATGGCCTTTGAAAATACCGGAGCGGCAAAATACATTGCAGATGCCCTCATGGTGGCACTTGGACATCCAACCCCTTTGGTTCTGCTAACTGCGATAGGAATTCTGACTTCATTTTTCACTTTAGTGGCCTCCAATGTAGGTGCAACAGTCCTACTGGTTCCACTATCAATGAACATGGCCCTCAGCGCCGGAGTTGATCCGCGAATTGCCGCTTTAACAGTTGCTGTCGCTGCTTCAAATACTTTTATCCTACCGACTCATCAGGTTAACGCACTGATAATGCGCCCCGGTGGTTACAAAACAATTGATTATGTCCGCGCAGGAGCGGGAATGACCGTTGTTTATATGGTGGTTATGATCTCGGCTTTAATGCTTCTTTACTAA
- a CDS encoding DEAD/DEAH box helicase, with the protein MQIYISKDLTLVGTPADLVGKVKESLTLMNPEYVNALKYGRNARRIAKYIKMFSGDRKGRLHCPRGYGLELHQLIKAAGEEIIYEDNRRELEPVDFVFKGELRPYQSQALQSFCGFSQGILEAGTGAGKTVMALALIVERKQPCLVLVHTKELLLQWVERGRQFLGIEPGQVGNGKFDIQPFTVATIQTARNRLDKLIPAFGHIVVDECHRAPASTFQEVVTSFDAKFLTGLSATPYRNDGLDRIINLTLGNVVHRVNPDLLRDTGAILKPEILTVNTAFSFAGDPSNEYPLMMTALAEDWNRNKLIATLVEEEVDHDNGTLLLVADRTAHLFSLAGILEEQGIKVAVLTGKTPTKERCTIVEDLNAGKIKVLASTASLIGEGFDCSGLSTLFLCSPIKSKGRLVQIIGRILRPADGKRPRLYDFIDGKVGVLEYSAGLRQKIYEEMA; encoded by the coding sequence ATGCAGATTTATATATCAAAAGACCTGACCTTGGTCGGCACTCCTGCTGACTTGGTGGGTAAGGTCAAAGAATCTTTGACTCTGATGAATCCTGAGTATGTCAACGCCTTGAAGTACGGGCGCAATGCTAGGCGTATTGCGAAGTATATAAAGATGTTTTCAGGAGACCGTAAGGGGCGGCTGCATTGTCCGCGCGGTTATGGGCTTGAACTGCACCAGCTTATTAAAGCCGCAGGTGAAGAAATTATATATGAAGACAACAGGCGGGAACTTGAGCCTGTGGACTTTGTCTTTAAAGGAGAACTGAGACCCTATCAGTCACAAGCATTACAATCTTTTTGCGGGTTTTCACAAGGTATTCTGGAAGCAGGAACCGGTGCAGGGAAAACAGTTATGGCATTGGCTTTGATTGTTGAGCGCAAGCAACCTTGCCTTGTACTTGTTCATACCAAGGAATTATTATTACAATGGGTGGAAAGAGGGCGTCAGTTCCTGGGGATAGAGCCCGGACAAGTCGGTAATGGGAAGTTTGACATTCAGCCCTTTACCGTGGCCACTATCCAGACTGCCCGTAATCGTTTGGATAAATTGATCCCGGCATTCGGTCATATTGTGGTTGATGAGTGCCACCGGGCACCGGCCAGTACTTTTCAAGAAGTAGTCACCAGCTTTGATGCAAAATTTTTAACCGGACTCTCCGCCACGCCGTACCGAAATGACGGGCTTGACCGAATAATAAATTTGACTCTTGGAAATGTGGTTCACCGGGTTAACCCTGATTTGCTTCGGGATACCGGGGCCATACTCAAGCCGGAAATACTTACCGTGAATACAGCCTTTTCTTTTGCGGGGGACCCTTCAAACGAATATCCTCTTATGATGACTGCCCTTGCCGAGGACTGGAATCGCAATAAGCTTATAGCTACGCTTGTGGAGGAAGAAGTTGATCATGATAATGGAACTTTGCTGCTCGTTGCAGACAGGACCGCGCATCTTTTTTCTCTGGCTGGTATCCTTGAGGAGCAGGGTATAAAGGTGGCCGTATTGACTGGAAAGACTCCGACAAAGGAGCGCTGTACAATTGTTGAGGATCTCAACGCAGGAAAGATCAAAGTTCTGGCAAGCACTGCTTCTTTGATAGGTGAGGGTTTTGATTGCTCTGGTTTATCGACTCTTTTTCTTTGCTCTCCTATTAAATCAAAGGGAAGGCTTGTGCAAATTATCGGTAGGATTCTAAGACCTGCTGATGGCAAAAGGCCTCGTCTTTATGACTTCATTGATGGCAAAGTCGGAGTGTTGGAGTATAGTGCTGGACTCCGGCAAAAGATTTATGAAGAAATGGCGTAG
- a CDS encoding S16 family serine protease, giving the protein MKWFRKKTDEGSQPESKGSGGQKVHDILKDPFAEDLRVRIESASLPNHILDVTHDECERLIKTDKSSPEFALGHNYIEFILSLPWNVTTKDDLDLTRAKDLLDARHYGLNPVKERILEFLAVKSLHSRQQAKILLADDEVIARENLSIIFEQEGFAVTSVANGIEAIEAMERDPADILVTDLKMEGMDGLQLLQEVRRRWPDTGVIMLTGYATVKTAVTAMLKGADQYLGKPVNLTKLRDYVMELLNKNQRIQSLRGPVLCFTGPPGTGKTSIGRAIAEAMGRKFFRLSLAGLRDEAELRGHRRTYVGAMAGRILQGIQKSGVRNPVIMLDEMDKVIQDFQGDATAVLLEMLDPEQNASFVDNYLGLPFDLSGVLFIATANIVERLPAPLRDRMEEIEFSSYTLSEKQQISTRFLIPSQLSQHGLNPKDFNLLPEAVRSLVIDYTREAGLRGLEKQIASLCRKLARKTLAGGEDSDIVTVEAGDIPDIMGPPPHFTTTAKSSPKVGLATGLVWTENGGEILFVEAARMQGNKQLILTGSLGEVLRESAQTALSFLRSNAEKFSLAPDFFESSDIHVHIPAGAVTKEGPSAGITITIAILSMLTGRAVRQDVAFSGEISLLGEILPVGGVREKVMAAGRAGIKTVVLPEKCDYAVRSIEPEVLENIEVRLVSRLEEVVDLALL; this is encoded by the coding sequence ATGAAGTGGTTTCGTAAAAAAACAGATGAAGGATCACAGCCTGAATCTAAAGGTTCCGGCGGACAAAAAGTGCATGATATTCTGAAAGATCCTTTTGCGGAAGATTTGCGTGTGCGCATTGAATCTGCTTCTTTGCCGAACCACATACTGGATGTAACCCATGATGAGTGTGAAAGATTAATCAAGACAGATAAATCTTCGCCCGAATTTGCTCTTGGGCACAATTATATTGAATTTATTCTGTCCTTGCCTTGGAATGTTACTACTAAAGATGATCTTGACCTGACACGCGCAAAAGATCTTTTAGATGCGCGTCATTACGGGCTTAATCCGGTCAAAGAACGTATCTTGGAATTTTTGGCGGTTAAGAGCCTGCACAGTCGCCAACAGGCTAAAATCTTACTGGCTGACGATGAAGTCATTGCCCGTGAAAATCTTTCCATAATTTTTGAACAGGAAGGATTTGCTGTAACGTCCGTAGCTAACGGCATTGAAGCCATTGAGGCGATGGAACGTGATCCCGCTGATATTTTGGTGACCGATTTGAAGATGGAAGGGATGGACGGCCTTCAGCTTCTTCAAGAAGTTCGCCGCCGCTGGCCCGACACCGGTGTTATTATGCTTACAGGATACGCTACAGTTAAGACGGCTGTTACCGCTATGTTGAAGGGGGCGGATCAGTATCTCGGCAAACCTGTGAATCTGACGAAATTGCGTGATTATGTGATGGAGCTGCTTAATAAAAATCAGCGTATTCAGAGTCTTCGCGGCCCTGTTCTTTGTTTCACCGGCCCTCCCGGCACAGGGAAAACTTCTATCGGCAGGGCCATAGCCGAGGCGATGGGCCGCAAATTTTTTCGTCTGTCACTGGCTGGTCTGCGGGATGAAGCAGAACTGAGGGGACATCGACGTACATACGTTGGAGCAATGGCAGGAAGAATTTTGCAGGGAATTCAGAAGTCCGGTGTACGTAATCCCGTTATTATGCTGGATGAGATGGATAAGGTTATTCAGGATTTTCAGGGTGACGCAACTGCCGTGTTACTGGAAATGCTTGATCCTGAACAGAATGCTTCTTTTGTGGATAATTATCTGGGGCTTCCTTTTGATCTTTCAGGTGTTCTTTTTATTGCCACTGCAAATATCGTCGAACGTCTTCCTGCTCCGCTTCGTGATAGAATGGAAGAGATCGAGTTTTCAAGTTATACATTAAGTGAAAAACAGCAAATTTCCACTCGTTTTTTGATCCCTTCACAGCTGAGTCAACATGGATTGAATCCAAAAGATTTTAATTTGCTACCCGAAGCTGTGCGAAGTTTAGTAATTGATTATACTCGTGAGGCCGGCCTTCGAGGTTTGGAAAAACAGATAGCTTCGCTTTGTCGCAAATTGGCGCGAAAGACGCTGGCAGGTGGAGAAGATTCAGATATAGTCACGGTTGAAGCTGGGGATATCCCTGACATTATGGGGCCGCCACCTCATTTTACGACTACAGCAAAGTCTTCACCTAAGGTTGGACTGGCTACTGGGCTGGTCTGGACAGAGAACGGAGGAGAAATTTTATTTGTTGAAGCTGCGAGAATGCAGGGAAACAAACAATTGATTCTTACGGGATCGCTGGGTGAAGTTTTGCGGGAATCTGCGCAAACAGCTTTAAGTTTTCTTCGCAGTAATGCTGAAAAGTTCAGTCTTGCACCGGACTTTTTCGAATCGTCAGATATTCACGTTCATATTCCGGCCGGAGCGGTGACCAAAGAAGGCCCGTCAGCGGGAATAACCATAACTATTGCTATTCTGTCGATGCTTACGGGCCGTGCTGTCCGGCAGGATGTTGCTTTCAGTGGAGAAATTTCTCTGCTTGGAGAAATTCTGCCTGTCGGAGGGGTACGGGAAAAGGTAATGGCTGCGGGCCGTGCCGGTATCAAGACTGTCGTTCTGCCGGAAAAATGTGATTACGCAGTGCGTAGTATCGAGCCTGAAGTTCTTGAAAATATAGAAGTACGGCTTGTCAGTAGATTGGAAGAAGTTGTGGATTTGGCACTTCTTTAA
- the nhaB gene encoding sodium/proton antiporter NhaB codes for MQPSIMQAFGSNFLGAAPKWYKIIILLFLVLNPCLMFTAGPFVAGWALIAEFIFTLAMALKCYPLPAGGLLAFEAVFLGMTSTETIYHEALKNFEVILLLIFMVAGIYFMKDFLQFTFTRILVRVQSKITISVLFCLAGAVLSAFLDALTVTAVIIAVAYGFYNIYHRFASGKTLHCDHDLCCDKAAAKNREDLQEFRAFLRNLMMHGAVGTALGGVCTLVGEPQNLLIGGEMGWHFVEFFLKMMPVSMPVLVTGLLTCVTVEYFHLFTYGAKLPGNIRSHLLETAIQMEEKQGTKGKVRLIVQAMAGIWLVVALALHLAAVGIVGLSVIILLTSMNGIIEEHHLGKAFEEALPFTALLVVFFSVVAVIHDQGLFHPIINYVLSLHGQSQLVAYYIANGLLSAISDNVFVATVYISETKIHFVNLLGAIPNIGMTGQALMDKLTDPHFARADVVAGLPQAAATQALDIMKNLDKLAVAINTGTNIPSVATPNGQAAFLFLLTSALAPVIRLSYGRMVLLALPYTITMSIMGLVAVNYFL; via the coding sequence ATGCAGCCTTCAATTATGCAGGCATTTGGTAGCAACTTTCTTGGTGCTGCTCCCAAATGGTACAAGATAATTATTTTACTTTTTTTAGTTCTCAACCCGTGCCTTATGTTTACAGCAGGGCCTTTTGTAGCCGGCTGGGCACTTATTGCAGAATTCATTTTCACACTGGCTATGGCACTGAAATGCTATCCTCTGCCTGCCGGTGGACTACTCGCATTTGAAGCTGTCTTTTTAGGTATGACTTCAACCGAAACTATTTATCATGAAGCTCTCAAAAATTTTGAAGTAATACTGCTGCTGATTTTCATGGTCGCAGGAATTTATTTCATGAAGGACTTTCTACAATTCACCTTCACTCGCATTCTTGTGAGAGTTCAGTCAAAAATCACTATATCCGTTCTGTTCTGTCTGGCTGGCGCAGTCTTATCTGCATTCCTTGATGCCCTTACAGTTACGGCCGTAATTATCGCAGTAGCTTATGGATTTTATAACATTTACCATAGATTTGCTTCAGGCAAAACACTGCATTGCGATCATGACCTCTGCTGTGACAAAGCCGCTGCCAAAAACCGTGAAGACTTGCAGGAATTCAGAGCATTCTTACGCAATCTTATGATGCATGGCGCTGTGGGTACAGCTCTCGGCGGGGTTTGCACACTTGTAGGGGAACCACAGAATCTACTCATCGGCGGCGAAATGGGCTGGCACTTTGTAGAATTTTTCCTCAAAATGATGCCTGTATCAATGCCTGTATTAGTAACGGGATTGCTGACTTGCGTCACAGTAGAATATTTTCATCTGTTCACATACGGTGCTAAATTACCGGGAAATATTCGTTCACATTTGCTTGAAACGGCAATTCAAATGGAAGAAAAACAAGGAACAAAAGGTAAAGTAAGATTAATTGTTCAAGCCATGGCAGGCATCTGGCTCGTCGTTGCGCTGGCCTTGCATCTTGCCGCTGTCGGTATCGTCGGACTGTCAGTAATTATTTTGCTAACATCCATGAACGGCATCATTGAAGAACATCACTTAGGTAAAGCCTTTGAAGAAGCATTACCATTTACAGCTCTTCTCGTAGTATTCTTCTCCGTTGTCGCTGTAATCCACGACCAAGGCCTTTTCCACCCTATCATCAATTATGTCCTCAGCTTACACGGACAAAGCCAGCTTGTAGCATATTACATTGCCAACGGATTGCTTTCAGCTATTTCTGATAATGTATTTGTTGCGACAGTATACATATCTGAAACAAAAATTCATTTCGTCAACCTGCTCGGAGCCATACCTAACATAGGAATGACCGGACAAGCTCTGATGGACAAACTCACCGATCCACACTTTGCAAGAGCTGACGTTGTTGCAGGCTTGCCACAAGCAGCAGCAACTCAAGCACTCGATATAATGAAAAATCTGGATAAACTCGCAGTAGCAATCAACACTGGAACCAATATCCCAAGTGTTGCTACTCCAAACGGTCAAGCAGCATTCCTGTTCCTGCTGACCTCAGCCTTAGCACCTGTCATACGACTGTCATACGGCCGGATGGTGCTTCTGGCCTTACCGTACACCATTACCATGTCAATCATGGGCCTCGTAGCTGTTAACTACTTCTTGTAG